One genomic segment of Streptomyces sp. TLI_146 includes these proteins:
- a CDS encoding DLW-39 family protein — translation MKKLLLVALAAIGGLLVYRQIQADRAEQDLWTEATDSVPAGSGV, via the coding sequence GTGAAGAAGCTCCTCCTGGTCGCACTGGCCGCCATCGGCGGGCTCCTCGTGTACCGCCAGATCCAGGCGGATCGCGCCGAGCAGGACCTGTGGACGGAGGCGACCGACTCCGTGCCCGCAGGTTCGGGTGTGTGA